A window of Ranitomeya variabilis isolate aRanVar5 chromosome 2, aRanVar5.hap1, whole genome shotgun sequence contains these coding sequences:
- the SPACA9 gene encoding sperm acrosome-associated protein 9, with product MDFTMNDTKQTLKTLEQQCKLLRQQQVTFITALERTRENAHDRIKPVRTLAQVRNYLDNHCHNSTDKRILSLFLDACSNLADFCIKLEAMQSDTRSAGGAVEEAMTLLSPTNELSNLRAKYPHDVINHLSCDEARNFYGGVVSLIPIVLDNIQEAVSRIEKLQRHHLGSSDRLGAGHGSRQPSDGQAGEGGLTHNSGAQTNISLADSSFQMSSKKKHNCGALKPAWRPAGRMYTT from the exons ATGGACTTTACAATGAATGACACCAAGCAGACCCTCAAGACCCTTGAGCAACAGTGTAAACTCCTGAGACAGCAGCAAGTGACCTTCATCACCGCTCTGGAGCGCACACGTGAAAACGCGCATGACCGGATCAAGCCTGTGCGCACTCTGGCGCAG GTGCGGAACTACTTAGACAACCATTGTCACAACAGTACAGACAAGAGAATTCTCTCCCTATTTCTTGATGCCTGCAGCAATTTGGCTGATTTTTGCATTAAACTGGAAGCCATGCAGTCTGACACTAGATCAGCAGGGGGCGCCGTTGAGGAAGCCATGACTCTACTCAGTCCAACCAACGAACTATCAAACCTTAGAGCCAA GTATCCTCATGATGTTATTAATCACCTCAGCTGTGATGAAGCCAGGAACTTTTATGGTGGAGTCGTGAGCCTCATCCCCATTGTTCTGGACAATATACAAGAAGCGGTGTCCAGGATAGAGAAACTGCAGCGCCATCACCTTGGAAGCAGTGACAGACTTGGCGCCGGTCATGGGAGCAGACAGCCTAGTGATGGTCAGGCAGGAGAGGGCGGCCTCACACATAACTCGGGGGCGCAGACTAATATCAGTTTGGCAGATTCATCTTTCCAGATGTCAAGTAAAAAGAAGCACAATTGTGGGGCCCTAAAACCAGCGTGGAGGCCAGCAGGACGCATGTATACTACTTAA